A window of the Synechococcus sp. JA-3-3Ab genome harbors these coding sequences:
- a CDS encoding sensor histidine kinase, protein MPRAKKVAEPHPEPEPVCGGGDPRPGGGITLSAQQLSTLLHEMRNPLTALSTLAKLLQKRLPPDDRNHWIGLSIEQECKHLQDLLAELERLDGIPAPLQLRPLSLADLLREWSPIYQALAEAQGHRFQAVLPPFLPPVLADPRALRQVLDNLIDNACKYTPPPGDIQLRVEVKPAEEARGSSASSCQEVWIAVCDNGPGIHPENLERIFDPFFRADPSKPGQGLGLAISRDLAAQMGGDLEVESSPQGSCFRLRLLTAQ, encoded by the coding sequence ATGCCGAGAGCGAAAAAAGTTGCCGAACCTCACCCAGAGCCTGAGCCCGTCTGTGGGGGCGGGGATCCCAGGCCTGGCGGGGGGATCACTCTATCTGCCCAGCAGCTCTCCACCTTGCTCCACGAGATGCGCAATCCTCTAACCGCCCTGAGCACGCTGGCCAAGTTGTTGCAAAAGCGTCTGCCCCCCGACGATCGCAACCACTGGATTGGCCTGAGCATTGAACAGGAGTGCAAGCATCTGCAGGATCTGCTGGCGGAGCTGGAGCGCTTGGACGGGATCCCGGCTCCTCTCCAACTTCGGCCCCTCTCCTTGGCCGACCTGCTGCGGGAGTGGAGCCCTATTTATCAGGCCCTGGCGGAAGCGCAGGGACATCGCTTTCAGGCCGTTCTTCCCCCTTTCCTGCCGCCGGTACTGGCAGATCCCCGCGCCCTGCGCCAGGTGTTGGATAACTTAATCGACAACGCCTGCAAGTACACCCCGCCCCCCGGCGATATCCAGCTCAGGGTAGAGGTCAAGCCCGCCGAGGAAGCGAGAGGCTCAAGCGCCTCCTCTTGCCAGGAGGTGTGGATCGCCGTCTGCGACAACGGCCCCGGCATCCATCCTGAGAACCTGGAGCGGATCTTCGATCCGTTTTTTCGCGCCGATCCCTCCAAGCCGGGGCAGGGGCTGGGGTTGGCCATCAGCCGCGACTTGGCCGCCCAAATGGGAGGAGATCTCGAGGTGGAAAGCTCCCCCCAGGGCTCCTGCTTCCGCCTCAGATTGCTCACGGCCCAGTAG